CCCGGCTTCGGGGCTTCGGGCTTCTACTGGCACTCGGACTTCGAGACCTGGCACGCCGAGGACGGCCTGCCGAACATGCGGACCGTCTCCGTCTCGATCGCGCTGACCGAGAACCACGACACCAACGGCGGGCTGATGATCATGCCCGGTTCGCACAAGTCGTTCCTCGCGTGCGCCGGCGAGACACCGCGGGACAACTACAAGAAGTCGCTGCAGATGCAGGACGCGGGGACCCCGTCCGACGAGGCGCTGACGAAGATGGCCGACCGGCACGGCATCAAGCTCTTCACGGGCGCGGCCGGTTCGGCGACCTGGTTCGACTGCAACTGCATGCACGGCTCGGGGGACAACATCACCCCGTACCCGCGCAGCAACGTCTTCATCGTCTTCAACAGCGTGGAGAACGCGGCGCGGGAGCCCTTCGCGGCGCCGGTCCGCCGCCCGGAGTTCATCGGGGCACGGGACTTCACCCCGGTGAAGTGACGCACCGGCACTGTTTCGGGCGGGGGCGGCGCTCCCGCCCGAAACCGATTGGACCCGGGACATCCGAGAGGCGACAGTGGCGCCCATGACTTCACTCGTACGCCACATCACCATCGACTGCGCCGACGCCTACAAGCTGGCGACCTTCTGGTCCGAGGTGCTGCGTGCTCCGCTGTCCGACGACGACGTGCCCGGTGATCCCGAGGCGCTTGTCGAGGCCCCGGGCGCCGCCCTGCTGTTCGTGTCCGTGCCCGAGGCGAAGAGCACCAAGAACCGGATCCACCTCGACATCCAGCCCACCGACCGCACGCGGGACGAGGAGGTGGAGCGGCTGCTGGCGCTCGGCGCCACGCTGGTCGGCGATCACCGCAGGCCGAACGGGCGCGGCTGGGCGACCCTGGCCGACCCCGAGGGCAACGAGTTCTGTGTGGAGTGCAGTGCCGCCGAACGGGCCCGGCTGTCCGGGACCCGGCTGCCGGTCACCGCGGACGACGTGACCGCGGCGGTGCGTCTCGCGGTGGACGCGCTCCAGGAGTCCCCGGCGGCGGACTGGCACATTCCGGCGGGGACGCTCACGTGGACCTGCTGGGAGACGGTGGAACACCTGAACGACGACCTCTTCGCGTACGCGGCCCAACTGGGGCCCCGGACGCCCCCGCTGGACGGCGAGGTCTCCTTCCACTGGGACCGGCGGCGCGAGGGAGGTCCCGCGAACGCGGTCTTCGCCGACCCCTCGTCCGGAACCGCCGGGCTGCTCCAGACCCTGGAGGCGTGCGGCGCGCTGCTGTCGGCGATGGTCCGCACGACCGCTCCGGAGGTCCGCTCGTACCACGGGTACGGGATCTCCGACGCGGAGGGATTCGCGGCCATGGGCGTCGTGGAGACGCTGGTGCACACCCACGACCTCGCCGAGGGGCTCGGCATCACCTGGGCGCCGCCCGCCGACCTGTGCGACCGGGTCCTGGCCCGGCTCTTCCCCGACGCCCCGGCCGACGAGGACCGGTGGACCGTCCTGCTCTGGTCCACCGGCCGCGCCGAACTGCCCGGCCGCGAGCGGGTGACGTCCTGGCGGTGGCAGGGCGCGCCGCTCGGCTGATCAGGCCGGGAACGACCTAGGGTCTTTCGTTTGGATCAGGCCGGATCAGGGAGCGGGGTCTGGTGTGGGCAGCTGCAAGGCGGAGGAGGGAGTCGACGCGGAGCGTCGGCGACCGACGACAACGCCGGAGGGGGCCCCTCCCTGCTCGAGCGAAGCCGAGAGCTCGGGGGAGCGCGCGCCAGGGCACGCGAGCCCGGCATGATCCAAACGAGAGGCCCTAGCGGTGGGAGAACCAGCTCGCCGCCGGGAGCAGCTTCCCGTTGTAGTCGAACACCGCCTGGTTCTCCCAGGCGTTGCCCGAGGACGGGTCGGCCGGGTCCCAGCCGCTGCCGGTGGCGGCCGTCCAGGCGGGCTCCCAGTAGACGGCGCCCAGGCCACGGCCGTTCGGCACGGCCTCGACGACGTTCATGACGTCCCGCAGGTTGGCGGCCTGGCCGGCCGGGGTCGCCGGGTAGCCGGTGACGAGCTGGTCGGCCGTGGCCACGTTGTTCTCCAGGCCGTCGGCGTCGGCGAGGGTGTGGGCGTAGGCCGTCTCGGCGACCAGGACGGGCTTTCCGTACCGTGCGGCGGCGTCGTCCAGGTTGGTCTGGAGGTCGGCCAGGGAGCCGTGCCAGTACCCGTAGTACGAGAGCGCGATCACGTCGAACGGCACGTTGCGCGCGACCGCGTTGTCGAACCACCAGCGGGTGCCCGCGTTGTCGCCGCCCTTGGCGAGGTGCAGGGCCACCTTCGTACCGGAGGAGACGGCCTTCGCCGCGTCGGCCCCGGAGGTGAGCAGGCCGGCCAGCTGGGACCAGTTGTCGGTGGAGCCCTCGGGCCAGAGCATCCCGGCGTTGGTCTCGTTGCCGATCTGCACCATGTCGGCGGTGGTGCCCTGCGCCTTGAGGGCGTTCAGGACGTCGTACGTGTGGTTGTAGACGTCGGACTTCAGCTGGGTGTAGCTGTGACCGGCCCATGCCGCGGGCTTGATCTGCTTGCCCGGGTCGGCCCACGCGTCGGAGTAGTGGAAGTCGACGAGCACCTTCATGCCGAGCGCCTTGGCGCGCTTGGCCATGGCCAGGACGTGTGCCTTGTCGTTGTAGCCGTCGGCCGGATTCACCCACACCTTGAGGCGTACGTAGTTCATGCCCGAGTTCTTCAGGATGCCCATGGCGTCACCGGCCGCGCCGGAGGCGTCGCGGTAGGTCGCGCCGTGCGCCTCGTTCTTCGGGAGGGTGGAGAGGTCGCCGCCCCTGACACCGAGTCCGGTCGTGCCCGCGGTGAAGGTGATGTCGTCGAAGTTGGCCCACTCCCCCGCGTGCGCGTCGGAGTTGAGGCTGATGGTGCAGGAACCTCCGGTCACCTTGACGGAGGTGACCAGGCGTACCCAGGCGCCGTTCGCGGTCGGCGGCAGGTCGGTGCGCTGCTCGGCGCCGCCGCAGTTGCGCAGGGCGATGTACGCCGAGTTCTGCCCGCCGCTGGAACGCACCCAGGCGCTCAGGGTGTACGTGCCGCCGGTGAGGCCGGAGAGGTACTGGTAGGTCTCCACCTTGTAGGCCGACGAGGCCCAGTGGCTGAGCCGGGTGCTTCCGCCGTGCCCTCCCGCCTCGGTGAAGGAGGCGGTGTTCTGGCCGCCCGCGGAGTAGGTGGACCAGCCGGTGGCCGCGGACTCGAAGCCCGGGTTGGCGGGGGTGGTGGCCGCGTGGGCGGTCTGGGCGGGGAGGGCGGCGAACAGCAGCCCCCCGAGGGCCGCCGTTGCGGCGGCCCTCAGCTTTCCGTGCGACGTTCCGTACATCGTCGATGTCCCTTCGACAGTTGTGCGGTGCGGGAGGTTTTCTGGCTGCCTCAGGCGTCGAGCCGTACGACGCGGACCGCGCCCGCCGGAACGGCGAGGTGGTCCTTGGCGGGCTCTCCGGTGAGGAGTTCGGTGCCGGGGGCGTCCAGCGGTACTTCGGTGTCGCCCTCGGTGTGGTTGATCACGAAGAGGTACGTGCCGCTCTCGCCGGTGCGGCGTACGACCTCGACGTCGTGCGGAAGCCCGGTGCGGGCGGCGATGCCCGCGTCCGCGCAAGCCCGGTCCAGGACGGTGTCCAGTCCGGGGCCGGAGAGCCGGGTGGAGACGTACCAGGCGGTGCCCTCGCCGAGGCGGTTGCGGGTGACGGCGGGGCGGCCCGCGGGGATGCCGTCGGCGTAGGACCAGACGGTCTCGGCGCCGCGCGGGATCACGACGTCCGACCAGAGGTCGCCGGTCAGTACGGGCCCCTCGGGCGCACCCTCCGGGGTGATCAGACGCACCGTGCCGCCCTCGCCGAGCGGCGCGAACTCCTCGATGTGGAGGCCCAGTACGTCGCGCAGGACGCCCGGGTACGGCCCGGGGTGCACGGCGTCGTTGGTGTCGACGATGCCCGAGAAGTACGAGACGACGAGGGTGCCGCCGCCCTCGACGTAGCGGCGCAGATTGCGGCCGGTCTCCTCGGTGGCGAGGTAGAGGGCCGGGACGACGACCAGCGGGTAGGCGGAGAGGTCGGCCCCGGGGTGGGCGAAGTCGACGGTCAGGTGGCGGTCGTAGAGCGAG
The Streptomyces sp. NBC_00234 DNA segment above includes these coding regions:
- a CDS encoding VOC family protein translates to MTSLVRHITIDCADAYKLATFWSEVLRAPLSDDDVPGDPEALVEAPGAALLFVSVPEAKSTKNRIHLDIQPTDRTRDEEVERLLALGATLVGDHRRPNGRGWATLADPEGNEFCVECSAAERARLSGTRLPVTADDVTAAVRLAVDALQESPAADWHIPAGTLTWTCWETVEHLNDDLFAYAAQLGPRTPPLDGEVSFHWDRRREGGPANAVFADPSSGTAGLLQTLEACGALLSAMVRTTAPEVRSYHGYGISDAEGFAAMGVVETLVHTHDLAEGLGITWAPPADLCDRVLARLFPDAPADEDRWTVLLWSTGRAELPGRERVTSWRWQGAPLG
- a CDS encoding glycoside hydrolase family 53 protein codes for the protein MYGTSHGKLRAAATAALGGLLFAALPAQTAHAATTPANPGFESAATGWSTYSAGGQNTASFTEAGGHGGSTRLSHWASSAYKVETYQYLSGLTGGTYTLSAWVRSSGGQNSAYIALRNCGGAEQRTDLPPTANGAWVRLVTSVKVTGGSCTISLNSDAHAGEWANFDDITFTAGTTGLGVRGGDLSTLPKNEAHGATYRDASGAAGDAMGILKNSGMNYVRLKVWVNPADGYNDKAHVLAMAKRAKALGMKVLVDFHYSDAWADPGKQIKPAAWAGHSYTQLKSDVYNHTYDVLNALKAQGTTADMVQIGNETNAGMLWPEGSTDNWSQLAGLLTSGADAAKAVSSGTKVALHLAKGGDNAGTRWWFDNAVARNVPFDVIALSYYGYWHGSLADLQTNLDDAAARYGKPVLVAETAYAHTLADADGLENNVATADQLVTGYPATPAGQAANLRDVMNVVEAVPNGRGLGAVYWEPAWTAATGSGWDPADPSSGNAWENQAVFDYNGKLLPAASWFSHR
- the thpD gene encoding ectoine hydroxylase, whose amino-acid sequence is MTTDVRADLYPSRGAAEMTTPRQDPVIWSAPGAPGPVTVKDLQGFERDGFLTVDQLLTPDEVAVHHAELERLIADPAVRADERSIIEPTSQKVRSVFEVHRLSEVFARLVSDERVVGRARQILGSDVYVHQSRINVKPGFGASGFYWHSDFETWHAEDGLPNMRTVSVSIALTENHDTNGGLMIMPGSHKSFLACAGETPRDNYKKSLQMQDAGTPSDEALTKMADRHGIKLFTGAAGSATWFDCNCMHGSGDNITPYPRSNVFIVFNSVENAAREPFAAPVRRPEFIGARDFTPVK